A single genomic interval of Amycolatopsis albispora harbors:
- a CDS encoding toxic anion resistance protein, translated as MDAFELTPPEAVAAVPAERAAGLITLTEDRKAAAEERAAHFAERLRELDVRSPQFTTVLDELLAVGEADMRAAASVAGALLDRSARALSGTRGEIASPQQQVTVSLAGLRRTVAELDPAKLPLTGRKLLGMFPMAGAAKKALDRYRAANEPVNALVVELRARQDVLRRDNAVLQGERERLWQTMGKLAETAAFAAAVDNAIDRQAEVFDLTDPAHANALRADVLHPIRQRHQDLLTQLAVSAQGYLALDLIRRTNDELIRGVERAVSTTVSALRVALLVSGALAGQRDVLDEIGALQATTDGLLRANSELLALQSEEVRRAGTDPAVGVETIRLSFDRIYASIDAIETFKAGAVRTMATTVESLSGEIRRAEDYLRRSHDAAVDGREPAEGA; from the coding sequence ATGGACGCCTTCGAACTCACGCCACCCGAAGCGGTGGCCGCCGTGCCCGCGGAGCGGGCCGCCGGACTGATCACGCTGACCGAAGACAGGAAGGCCGCCGCGGAAGAGCGGGCCGCGCACTTCGCCGAGCGGTTGCGGGAACTGGACGTCCGGTCACCACAGTTCACCACCGTGCTCGACGAACTGCTCGCGGTGGGCGAGGCCGACATGCGGGCCGCGGCGTCGGTGGCCGGCGCGTTGCTGGACCGGTCGGCGCGTGCGCTCTCCGGTACGCGTGGCGAAATCGCCTCCCCTCAGCAACAAGTCACCGTGAGCCTGGCCGGGCTGCGCCGGACCGTCGCCGAACTGGATCCGGCGAAGCTGCCACTGACCGGCCGCAAACTGCTCGGCATGTTCCCGATGGCGGGCGCGGCGAAGAAGGCGCTGGACCGGTACCGCGCGGCGAACGAACCGGTGAACGCGCTCGTGGTCGAGCTGCGGGCACGTCAGGACGTGCTGCGGCGGGACAACGCCGTACTCCAGGGCGAACGGGAACGCCTGTGGCAGACCATGGGCAAGCTGGCCGAGACGGCGGCCTTCGCCGCGGCCGTGGACAACGCGATCGACCGCCAGGCCGAGGTCTTCGACCTCACCGACCCGGCACACGCGAACGCGCTGCGGGCCGACGTGCTGCACCCGATCCGGCAGCGGCACCAGGACCTGCTCACCCAGCTCGCCGTGAGCGCGCAGGGTTATCTCGCGCTGGACCTGATCCGGCGCACCAACGACGAGCTGATCCGTGGTGTCGAACGGGCGGTGTCGACGACGGTGTCCGCGTTGCGGGTGGCGCTGCTGGTCAGCGGTGCGCTCGCCGGGCAGCGCGACGTGCTCGACGAGATCGGCGCGCTGCAGGCCACCACGGACGGGCTGCTCCGGGCGAACAGCGAACTGCTCGCGCTGCAGAGCGAGGAGGTTCGCCGGGCCGGCACCGATCCGGCGGTCGGCGTGGAGACGATCCGGCTGTCCTTCGACCGGATCTACGCCTCGATCGACGCGATCGAGACGTTCAAGGCGGGCGCGGTGCGCACGATGGCGACCACGGTCGAGTCGCTGTCGGGCGAGATCCGCCGGGCCGAGGACTACCTGCGCCGGTCGCACGACGCGGCGGTGGACGGGCGAGAACCGGCCGAGGGGGCCTGA
- a CDS encoding GNAT family N-acetyltransferase, with the protein MRGTDEGEPAVTAEPRDDDLGELVAALVASRPSTLPPENREKLASFVRGEHGELLGGIAGHTGYGWLFIAQLWVAESMRGRGFGSSLLRAAENEGRRRGCRSAWLDTYSFQARPFYEAHGYRVFGELPGFPAGYRKLFLAKAL; encoded by the coding sequence GTGCGAGGGACGGACGAGGGAGAACCGGCGGTCACCGCCGAGCCACGGGACGACGATCTCGGCGAGCTCGTCGCGGCGCTGGTCGCCAGCCGCCCTTCGACGTTGCCACCGGAGAACCGCGAGAAGCTGGCGTCCTTCGTCCGCGGTGAGCACGGCGAACTGCTGGGCGGCATCGCCGGGCACACCGGCTACGGGTGGCTGTTCATCGCGCAGTTGTGGGTCGCCGAATCGATGCGCGGCCGGGGATTCGGTTCGTCCCTGCTGCGTGCCGCCGAGAACGAGGGCCGGCGGCGGGGTTGCCGGTCGGCGTGGCTGGACACCTACAGCTTTCAGGCCAGGCCGTTCTACGAAGCGCACGGTTATCGGGTATTCGGTGAGCTGCCGGGCTTTCCGGCGGGTTATCGCAAGCTGTTCTTGGCCAAGGCGCTTTGA
- a CDS encoding LysR family transcriptional regulator, producing MELRQLEYFVAVAEESHFTRAARRMHVAQSGLSAAIRALEKELGAPLFRRSTRQVRLTGAGEALLAEARRTLSAADAGRDAVAAVQGLVRGSLAIGSLQCLHSLHLPALLRDFVTAHPGLDVRLRHGGSTELLDQVRAGGLDLAFVAKPARCPDDLRFAPLGTERLVLACAPGHPLADQAEVRLPELAGDRFVDFHPGWGTRDHADAVLAEAGVHRKVALEVTDVHSLLELVAFGLGVALVPETFSLKTDQARFIPLPRQVPAWETGSVTTDLPSAATTALLGRIGNPDAGYRPVLDDAGRD from the coding sequence GTGGAGCTCCGCCAGCTCGAGTACTTCGTCGCCGTCGCCGAGGAGTCGCATTTCACCAGGGCCGCGCGGCGCATGCACGTCGCGCAGTCCGGACTGTCGGCCGCCATCCGGGCACTGGAGAAGGAACTCGGCGCTCCCCTGTTCCGCCGCAGCACCCGGCAGGTACGGCTGACCGGCGCCGGGGAAGCGCTGCTGGCCGAGGCCCGGCGCACGCTGTCCGCGGCGGACGCCGGCCGCGACGCCGTGGCCGCCGTCCAGGGTTTGGTCCGCGGCAGCCTGGCCATCGGCTCACTGCAGTGCCTGCACTCACTGCACCTGCCCGCGCTGCTCCGCGACTTCGTCACCGCCCACCCCGGCCTGGACGTCCGGCTGCGGCACGGCGGCTCGACCGAGCTGCTCGACCAGGTGCGGGCCGGTGGCCTCGACCTCGCTTTTGTGGCCAAACCGGCCCGCTGCCCCGACGACCTCCGGTTCGCCCCGCTCGGCACCGAACGGCTGGTGCTCGCCTGCGCGCCAGGGCACCCGCTCGCCGACCAGGCCGAGGTGCGCCTGCCCGAGCTGGCGGGCGACCGCTTTGTCGACTTCCACCCCGGTTGGGGCACCCGGGACCACGCCGACGCCGTCCTCGCCGAAGCCGGGGTGCACCGCAAGGTCGCGCTCGAGGTCACCGACGTGCACTCGCTGCTCGAACTGGTCGCCTTCGGCCTCGGCGTGGCACTGGTGCCGGAGACCTTCTCGCTGAAGACCGACCAGGCCCGGTTCATCCCGCTCCCCCGCCAGGTGCCCGCCTGGGAAACCGGCTCGGTGACCACGGACCTGCCGAGCGCGGCCACCACCGCGTTGCTCGGCCGGATCGGAAATCCCGATGCGGGCTATCGTCCGGTCCTCGATGATGCTGGGCGTGACTGA